Proteins from a genomic interval of Providencia stuartii:
- the sufA gene encoding Fe-S cluster assembly scaffold SufA has translation MTAKMNDNVETFSIDETNWQGVNLTDSAAKQIKKLMEQHPETKGLSLGVKQSGCAGFGYVFEMIENPTENHLLFEHDGACLFVPKEAMPFIDGTVIDYVQEGLNRIFKFNNPKAQHACGCGESFGI, from the coding sequence ATGACTGCAAAAATGAATGACAATGTAGAAACTTTTTCTATAGATGAAACGAATTGGCAGGGTGTTAACCTGACTGACAGCGCAGCGAAACAAATCAAAAAATTGATGGAACAACATCCTGAAACTAAAGGGCTTTCGCTGGGAGTTAAACAGTCAGGCTGCGCCGGTTTTGGCTATGTTTTCGAAATGATAGAAAACCCAACAGAGAACCATTTACTCTTTGAGCACGATGGTGCATGTCTATTTGTACCTAAAGAAGCAATGCCATTTATCGATGGCACAGTGATCGATTATGTCCAAGAAGGTCTTAATCGTATATTTAAATTCAATAATCCGAAAGCGCAACATGCCTGTGGGTGTGGTGAAAGCTTTGGTATTTAA
- a CDS encoding hotdog fold thioesterase, which produces MIWKRKFTLDHMSEMAKNCMLGHLGIEITGYGDDYIEGTMPVDQRTKQPFGLLHGGASVVLAESLGSIAGYLCSEGEQRVVGLEINANHIRSATQGTVKGICKPIHLGRRQQVWNIDIFNEKGQLCCTSRLTTAVLSD; this is translated from the coding sequence ATGATTTGGAAACGTAAATTTACGCTTGACCATATGTCGGAAATGGCAAAAAACTGTATGTTAGGCCATCTCGGCATTGAAATCACAGGTTATGGTGATGATTATATTGAAGGAACGATGCCTGTTGATCAGCGTACCAAGCAACCATTTGGATTATTACATGGTGGCGCCTCAGTGGTTTTGGCGGAGTCATTGGGGTCAATAGCAGGTTATCTGTGCAGTGAAGGTGAACAGCGTGTTGTTGGCCTTGAAATTAATGCCAATCATATTCGTTCAGCGACACAAGGTACGGTTAAAGGTATTTGTAAACCGATTCACCTTGGACGTCGTCAGCAGGTCTGGAACATTGATATTTTCAATGAGAAAGGGCAACTGTGTTGTACTTCTCGATTAACAACAGCAGTACTCTCTGATTAA
- the ydiJ gene encoding D-2-hydroxyglutarate dehydrogenase YdiJ, with protein sequence MIPRIIEAPNLSKLVIEFLHQLQEHGFTGDNGTSYAERLSMATDNSIYQLLPQAVVFPRSSADVQIVARVAGLEKFRELTFTPRGGGTGTNGQSLTEGIVVDMSRYMNRILEINPEQGWVKVEAGVIKDQLNQFLKPYGYFFSPELSTSNRATLGGMINTDASGQGSLVYGKTSDHVLGVKAILLGGECIDTRAMPVALAQTIASEDSVTGRIYKTVLERCLEQRPLIEEKFPKLNRFLTGYDLRHVFNDDLSEFDLTRILTGSEGSLAFITEATLDITPLPKVRRLVNVKYDSFESALRNAPFMVQAKALSVETVDSKVLNLAREDIVWHSVKALITDVPNKEMLGLNIVEFSGDDEDEINHLTMSLCQRLDELMEQHKAGVIGYQICDDLDDINRIYNMRKKAVGLLGNSKGAAKPIPFVEDTCVPPEHLADYIVEFRALLDSHNLNYGMFGHVDAGVLHVRPALDMCDPQQEVLMKQISDEIVALTAKYGGLLWGEHGKGFRAEYSPEFFGEVLYGELRNIKAAFDPDNRLNPGKICPPAGLDAPMKQVDAAKRGTYDRQIPISVRQEFRGAMDCNGNGLCFNFDVKSPMCPSMKISGQRIHSPKGRATLVREWLRLLSEQGVTPESLEKGIKEDRPSLRGLIDKTRNTWRAQKGDYDFSHEVKAAMSGCLACKACSTQCPIKIDVPSFRAKFLALYHGRYLRPIRDHIVAGVENSAPLLSKAPSVFNFFLRQPWVQKLSEQTIGMVDLPLFSQPTLKQQLSGHAAITVTLEQLEAMSASQREHYVLVVQDPFTSYYDAKVVADFVKLVEKLGFKPVLLPFSPNGKAQHIKGFLSRFAKTAQKTATFLNRVAKLELPMVGVDPALVLCYRDEYHEILGKQQCQFTVQLAHEWLATLPEPPQRQTAPSEPWYFFAHCTETTALPNSGSQWANLFKRYGQELKNISVGCCGMAGTYGHEVANIKNSKGIYNLSWKPAIEKLPKERCLSTGYSCRSQVKRMENTQIKHPIQALLEIVE encoded by the coding sequence ATGATCCCGCGTATAATAGAAGCACCTAATTTAAGTAAGCTTGTCATTGAATTTCTACATCAACTGCAAGAGCACGGTTTTACCGGTGATAATGGTACTAGTTATGCAGAACGTCTATCAATGGCAACGGATAATAGTATTTACCAATTATTACCTCAGGCGGTCGTCTTTCCACGCTCCAGTGCCGATGTACAAATTGTTGCTCGGGTCGCTGGGCTAGAGAAATTCCGTGAGCTGACTTTCACTCCAAGAGGTGGGGGAACGGGCACCAATGGTCAATCGCTAACGGAAGGGATTGTGGTGGACATGTCCCGTTACATGAACCGCATATTAGAGATTAATCCTGAGCAAGGTTGGGTGAAGGTGGAAGCGGGGGTGATCAAAGATCAGCTAAACCAATTCCTCAAGCCTTATGGCTATTTTTTCTCACCTGAGTTATCGACCAGTAACCGCGCGACGTTAGGTGGCATGATCAATACCGATGCGTCTGGACAGGGCTCTTTGGTGTATGGCAAAACCTCTGACCACGTTCTCGGCGTTAAAGCAATTTTATTGGGGGGCGAATGCATCGATACTCGCGCTATGCCTGTTGCGCTTGCCCAAACGATTGCGTCAGAAGATTCTGTGACGGGACGTATTTATAAAACTGTACTTGAGCGTTGTTTGGAGCAACGCCCTTTGATTGAAGAAAAATTTCCCAAACTCAATCGTTTTCTAACTGGGTACGACTTACGTCATGTCTTTAATGACGATCTTAGCGAATTTGATTTAACGCGTATTTTAACGGGTTCAGAAGGCTCGTTAGCTTTTATTACGGAAGCGACGTTAGATATTACGCCTTTACCAAAAGTGCGCCGTTTGGTTAACGTAAAATATGATTCATTTGAATCCGCCTTGCGTAATGCCCCTTTTATGGTGCAAGCGAAAGCACTATCTGTTGAAACGGTCGACTCAAAAGTATTAAACCTAGCGCGGGAAGATATCGTTTGGCATTCAGTAAAAGCATTGATTACCGATGTGCCTAATAAAGAGATGCTTGGCCTGAATATTGTCGAGTTTAGTGGTGATGATGAAGACGAAATTAATCATTTGACAATGAGCTTGTGCCAGCGTCTAGATGAGTTAATGGAGCAGCATAAAGCGGGTGTGATTGGTTACCAAATTTGTGATGACCTAGATGATATCAACCGTATTTATAATATGCGTAAAAAAGCCGTTGGCTTATTAGGGAACAGTAAAGGCGCGGCGAAACCAATTCCATTTGTTGAAGACACCTGCGTGCCCCCAGAGCATTTAGCCGATTATATTGTTGAGTTTAGGGCGCTTTTGGATAGCCATAATTTAAACTATGGTATGTTTGGTCATGTGGATGCTGGGGTGTTACATGTTCGCCCAGCCCTAGATATGTGTGATCCACAGCAAGAAGTATTGATGAAACAAATTTCGGATGAAATTGTTGCGCTCACCGCAAAATATGGCGGCTTGCTATGGGGAGAACATGGTAAAGGCTTTAGGGCAGAATACAGTCCTGAATTCTTTGGTGAAGTGCTGTACGGTGAGCTGCGAAATATTAAAGCCGCTTTTGACCCAGACAATCGCCTTAACCCCGGAAAAATTTGTCCTCCCGCTGGTCTCGATGCGCCGATGAAACAAGTTGATGCGGCGAAACGAGGCACTTATGATCGCCAAATACCCATATCAGTACGTCAAGAGTTTCGTGGCGCTATGGATTGCAACGGTAATGGCTTGTGTTTTAATTTCGATGTAAAAAGCCCTATGTGTCCATCGATGAAAATCAGTGGGCAGCGAATTCACTCCCCGAAAGGTCGTGCGACCTTAGTGCGTGAATGGTTACGATTACTTTCCGAGCAGGGAGTAACCCCTGAAAGCCTTGAAAAAGGTATCAAAGAAGATCGCCCATCACTACGTGGATTAATAGATAAAACTCGTAACACATGGCGGGCACAAAAAGGGGATTATGATTTCTCTCATGAAGTTAAAGCGGCTATGTCGGGATGTTTAGCCTGTAAAGCCTGTTCAACGCAATGCCCGATTAAAATTGATGTACCTTCATTTAGAGCAAAATTTTTGGCGTTATATCATGGGCGTTATTTGAGGCCGATTCGTGATCATATCGTTGCGGGAGTTGAAAATAGCGCCCCTTTATTGTCTAAGGCTCCTAGCGTATTTAATTTCTTCTTGCGTCAACCTTGGGTACAAAAGTTAAGTGAACAAACCATTGGTATGGTCGATTTGCCTTTATTCTCACAGCCAACATTGAAACAGCAACTCTCCGGCCATGCTGCGATAACTGTGACGCTCGAGCAGTTAGAAGCGATGTCTGCATCACAACGTGAACATTATGTTTTGGTTGTACAAGATCCCTTTACGAGTTATTACGACGCCAAAGTTGTCGCGGATTTTGTTAAATTAGTCGAAAAATTGGGCTTTAAACCAGTATTGTTACCATTCTCTCCAAATGGTAAAGCCCAACATATCAAAGGCTTCTTATCTCGTTTTGCTAAAACAGCACAAAAAACAGCAACGTTTCTCAATAGAGTGGCTAAGTTAGAACTGCCTATGGTGGGTGTGGATCCTGCGTTGGTGCTGTGTTATCGCGATGAATATCATGAAATCTTAGGAAAACAGCAGTGTCAGTTTACTGTGCAACTTGCGCATGAATGGCTTGCTACATTGCCAGAGCCGCCACAACGCCAAACAGCACCGTCGGAGCCGTGGTACTTCTTTGCTCATTGCACTGAAACCACAGCACTGCCAAACAGTGGTTCCCAATGGGCAAACTTATTTAAACGTTATGGGCAAGAGTTGAAGAATATCAGCGTGGGTTGTTGTGGCATGGCGGGAACATATGGTCATGAAGTTGCGAATATCAAAAACTCAAAAGGCATCTATAATTTGTCGTGGAAGCCAGCAATAGAGAAGTTACCTAAAGAACGTTGTCTGAGTACTGGGTATTCATGCCGTAGCCAAGTGAAGCGGATGGAAAATACGCAAATTAAGCACCCTATACAGGCGCTATTGGAGATAGTTGAATGA
- the ydiK gene encoding AI-2E family transporter YdiK yields MEKSQKRLDLPKLIFGLASIILMIAACFWVLNPFILGFVWAGMMVIATWPLLLRIESRLWNKRWLAALIMVSLILLLFVIPLGILIGSIIQNSTPLVELAKSPNSLRLPDLEWLNTVPFIGEKIYYAWHSLVASGGNALLAKVQPYFGQAAGWFLAQAINAGRFMFHLALMLLFSGLLYLKGESVMLGIRHFAVRLAGIRGDAAVVLAAQSIRAVALGVVVTALIQAIVGGIGLALSGIGYAAILTVLLFICCVAQLGPLLIMVPSVIWLFWTGDTTWAIILAIWAAVVATMDGVLRPWLIKMGADLPMVLILVGVIGGILSFGMIGLFIGPVVLAVSYSLLKAWMNEVAMPNENLEETEKFLEEEFMSKK; encoded by the coding sequence ATGGAAAAATCGCAAAAACGACTCGACTTACCCAAACTTATCTTTGGATTGGCATCTATCATTTTAATGATAGCCGCCTGCTTTTGGGTACTAAATCCCTTTATTCTTGGCTTTGTGTGGGCTGGTATGATGGTGATTGCTACATGGCCTTTACTGTTACGTATCGAATCTCGATTATGGAATAAGCGCTGGCTTGCAGCCTTGATCATGGTCTCATTAATACTCCTTCTATTTGTAATACCTCTCGGTATTCTCATTGGTAGTATCATTCAAAATAGCACCCCGCTTGTTGAATTGGCGAAATCGCCAAACAGCTTACGCTTACCGGATTTAGAATGGCTTAATACAGTCCCCTTTATTGGTGAAAAAATTTATTATGCTTGGCATAGCTTAGTGGCTAGCGGAGGCAACGCATTATTAGCGAAAGTTCAACCTTATTTTGGCCAAGCGGCTGGCTGGTTTCTCGCTCAAGCCATCAATGCAGGACGCTTTATGTTCCATCTTGCATTAATGCTGCTCTTTAGTGGATTACTGTACCTAAAAGGGGAATCCGTGATGCTTGGTATCCGCCATTTTGCGGTTAGATTAGCAGGGATCCGGGGTGATGCAGCGGTGGTATTAGCCGCACAATCTATTCGAGCAGTAGCATTAGGTGTCGTTGTAACGGCATTAATTCAAGCCATTGTCGGCGGTATCGGCTTAGCACTATCAGGTATCGGCTACGCGGCTATCCTCACCGTATTATTGTTTATCTGTTGCGTCGCACAACTCGGCCCCCTTTTGATTATGGTTCCTTCTGTGATTTGGTTATTTTGGACGGGGGATACAACATGGGCGATTATCCTTGCTATATGGGCTGCCGTTGTCGCAACCATGGATGGTGTGTTACGCCCGTGGCTAATAAAAATGGGTGCTGACTTACCTATGGTACTCATTCTTGTCGGCGTGATCGGCGGCATCCTCTCTTTTGGTATGATTGGATTATTTATCGGTCCTGTCGTACTTGCCGTTTCATATAGCCTATTAAAAGCGTGGATGAATGAAGTCGCAATGCCAAATGAAAACCTTGAAGAAACCGAAAAGTTTCTTGAGGAAGAGTTTATGAGTAAAAAATAA
- the ppsA gene encoding phosphoenolpyruvate synthase, protein MSTNGLTPCNVLWYNQLGMNDVDRVGGKNASLGEMITNLSDLGVSVPNGFATTAQAFNDFLEQSGVNQRIYQLLDETDIDDVNQLAAAGEKIRQWVIDTPLTPQLESDIRAAYQTLSEGEKDASFAVRSSATAEDMPDASFAGQQETFLNVQGIDAVLVAIKHVFASLFNDRAISYRVHQGYDHRGVALSAGVQRMVRSDLASSGVMFTIDTESGFDQVVFITSAYGLGEMVVQGAVNPDEFYVHKPTLINQRPAIVRRTLGSKKLQMVYADSQEHGKQVQIEDVPEALRNRFSLTDLEVEELARQALQIEKHYGRPMDIEWAKDGHNGRLYIVQARPETVRSNQQVMERYQLKQQGNVLVEGRAIGHRIGAGRVKVIHNLNEMDRIQPGDVLVTDMTDPDWEPIMKKAAAIVTNRGGRTCHAAIIARELGIPAVVGCGDATERLAENSPVTVSCAEGDTGFVYEGELGFEIHSSAVDEMPALDVKIMMNVGNPDRAFDFACLPNEGVGLARLEFIINRMIGVHPRALLEFDAQTPALQNEIRTMMAGYDDPIEFYVGKLTEGISTLAAAFWPKRVIVRLSDFKSNEYANLVGGDIYEPEEENPMLGFRGAGRYVSDSFRDCFALECAAVKRVRNDMGLTNVEVMIPFVRTVAQAEAVVDELAKHDLKRGENGLKVIMMCEIPSNALLADQFLEHFDGFSIGSNDMTQLTLGLDRDSGVVSELFDERNDAVKAMLSMAIQAAKRQNKYVGICGQGPSDHQDFAQWLVEEGIDSLSLNPDTVVQTWLTLADS, encoded by the coding sequence ATGTCCACAAATGGCCTCACTCCGTGTAATGTACTTTGGTATAACCAATTAGGGATGAATGATGTTGACCGTGTTGGCGGCAAAAATGCCTCGCTCGGTGAAATGATTACCAACCTGTCCGATCTTGGTGTATCCGTACCTAACGGATTTGCGACAACCGCACAGGCGTTTAATGATTTTCTTGAGCAGAGCGGCGTCAATCAACGCATTTATCAGCTGCTAGATGAAACGGATATTGATGATGTTAATCAACTCGCTGCCGCGGGTGAAAAGATCCGTCAATGGGTAATTGATACACCTCTCACACCACAGTTAGAAAGTGATATTCGCGCCGCGTATCAAACGTTGTCGGAAGGCGAAAAGGATGCTTCATTTGCTGTGCGTTCATCTGCAACGGCAGAAGATATGCCGGATGCATCATTCGCTGGGCAGCAAGAGACTTTCTTGAACGTTCAAGGTATTGATGCGGTATTGGTCGCGATTAAACATGTTTTTGCTTCCTTGTTTAATGATCGTGCGATTTCCTACCGTGTTCACCAAGGTTATGACCACCGTGGCGTTGCGCTTTCTGCGGGTGTTCAACGGATGGTTCGTTCAGACTTAGCGTCTTCTGGCGTGATGTTTACCATTGATACTGAGTCAGGATTTGATCAAGTCGTGTTTATTACCTCCGCCTATGGTCTAGGTGAAATGGTTGTACAAGGCGCGGTTAACCCTGATGAGTTTTATGTTCATAAACCGACGTTAATCAATCAGCGTCCAGCGATCGTCCGTCGTACCCTTGGCTCTAAAAAACTGCAAATGGTTTATGCAGATAGCCAAGAACATGGCAAACAGGTACAGATTGAAGATGTACCAGAAGCATTGCGCAATCGTTTCTCTTTAACTGATCTGGAAGTGGAAGAGTTAGCTCGCCAAGCGTTGCAGATTGAAAAACACTATGGCCGTCCGATGGATATTGAATGGGCAAAAGATGGTCATAATGGTCGTCTGTACATTGTTCAGGCTCGTCCGGAAACGGTTCGTTCAAATCAGCAAGTGATGGAACGCTATCAATTAAAGCAGCAAGGTAATGTTTTGGTTGAAGGGCGTGCAATTGGTCATCGCATAGGTGCAGGGCGAGTTAAAGTGATTCATAACTTAAATGAAATGGATCGCATCCAACCTGGTGATGTATTAGTGACGGACATGACTGACCCAGATTGGGAACCTATCATGAAAAAAGCCGCCGCGATCGTCACTAACCGTGGGGGGCGTACTTGCCACGCTGCAATTATTGCGCGTGAATTAGGTATCCCTGCTGTTGTGGGTTGTGGTGATGCAACAGAACGCCTAGCTGAAAATAGCCCAGTCACTGTCTCTTGCGCAGAAGGCGATACGGGGTTTGTCTATGAAGGTGAACTTGGCTTTGAAATTCATAGTTCCGCTGTAGATGAAATGCCTGCCCTTGATGTCAAGATCATGATGAATGTGGGGAATCCTGATCGTGCATTTGACTTTGCTTGCTTACCTAATGAAGGTGTTGGTTTAGCAAGGCTGGAGTTTATCATTAACCGCATGATTGGTGTTCATCCAAGAGCATTACTGGAGTTTGACGCTCAAACACCAGCGCTACAAAATGAAATACGGACCATGATGGCAGGTTATGATGACCCTATTGAATTCTATGTGGGTAAATTGACCGAAGGGATCTCAACGCTAGCCGCTGCGTTCTGGCCAAAACGTGTGATCGTACGTCTGTCTGACTTCAAATCTAATGAATATGCCAACCTTGTGGGGGGGGATATTTACGAGCCTGAAGAAGAGAACCCAATGTTGGGCTTCCGTGGGGCAGGTCGCTATGTGTCTGACAGCTTCCGTGACTGTTTTGCACTTGAATGTGCAGCAGTTAAACGAGTACGTAATGATATGGGCTTAACGAACGTTGAGGTTATGATCCCATTTGTGCGTACCGTTGCTCAAGCTGAAGCGGTTGTAGACGAATTAGCGAAGCACGACCTTAAACGTGGCGAGAACGGCCTGAAAGTGATTATGATGTGTGAGATCCCATCTAATGCGTTATTGGCTGATCAATTCCTTGAGCATTTTGATGGCTTCTCAATTGGCTCTAACGATATGACACAGCTAACGTTAGGCTTAGACCGTGACTCAGGTGTGGTATCTGAATTGTTCGATGAGCGTAATGATGCCGTGAAAGCAATGCTATCGATGGCAATTCAAGCCGCTAAACGTCAAAATAAATACGTCGGTATTTGCGGGCAAGGTCCTTCAGATCATCAAGATTTTGCACAATGGTTGGTTGAAGAGGGGATTGATAGCCTCTCTTTAAATCCAGATACTGTTGTCCAAACTTGGTTAACATTAGCGGATTCTTAA
- the ppsR gene encoding posphoenolpyruvate synthetase regulatory kinase/phosphorylase PpsR, giving the protein MSEITATNRKTNLAERTVFFISDGTAITAETLGHAVLSQFPLVFNSYTLPFVTTEARAQEIKQKIDTIYQETQNRPLVFYSIISPSVKKIITESAGFCQDIVQTLVAPIQQEVGLEPEPKLNRTHGLSLQNINQYDARIAAIEYTLAHDDGISLRNLDQAQIILLGVSRCGKTPTSLYLAMQFGIQAANYPFTADDMDNLQLPAALRPYTHKLFGLTISPERLAAIREERRENSRYASLRQCRIEIAEVEALFRQNKINYLNTTNYSVEEISAKVIDTMGLQRRIF; this is encoded by the coding sequence ATGAGTGAAATAACCGCAACTAATCGTAAAACAAACCTCGCAGAACGAACTGTTTTCTTTATTTCTGATGGAACAGCCATTACCGCAGAAACATTAGGGCATGCTGTTTTGTCGCAATTCCCTTTAGTTTTCAACTCTTATACGCTGCCCTTCGTCACGACAGAAGCACGTGCTCAAGAGATAAAACAGAAAATAGATACCATTTATCAAGAAACACAAAATCGCCCCCTCGTGTTCTATTCCATTATTTCACCTTCTGTTAAAAAAATTATTACTGAAAGCGCCGGTTTTTGTCAGGACATCGTACAAACCTTAGTTGCCCCCATCCAACAAGAAGTGGGCCTTGAACCAGAACCTAAACTGAATCGCACTCACGGTTTATCCCTACAAAATATCAACCAATATGATGCCCGTATTGCCGCTATCGAATATACCTTAGCGCATGATGATGGCATTTCATTACGTAATTTGGATCAAGCCCAAATCATCTTGCTGGGTGTCTCCCGTTGTGGCAAAACGCCCACCAGCCTATATTTAGCCATGCAATTCGGTATTCAAGCAGCAAACTACCCTTTTACTGCCGATGATATGGATAATTTACAACTGCCAGCCGCATTACGCCCGTATACTCACAAATTATTTGGTTTAACCATTAGCCCAGAACGATTAGCTGCCATTCGTGAAGAACGTCGGGAAAATAGTCGTTACGCCTCATTGAGGCAGTGTCGTATTGAAATTGCAGAAGTAGAAGCATTGTTTCGACAAAACAAAATTAACTACCTCAATACAACCAACTATTCTGTAGAAGAAATTTCAGCCAAAGTCATTGATACAATGGGCTTACAACGACGAATTTTTTAA
- a CDS encoding 3-deoxy-7-phosphoheptulonate synthase: MQKTDELRTQRVDSLITPQALADEFPISEKVAQNVTASRQRIEKILSGEDPRLLVIVGPCSIHDIDAALEYANRLNVLRERYQDRLEIVMRTYFEKPRTVVGWKGLISDPNLDNSCQVNTGIRLARKLLIDVNQLGLPTATEFLDMVTGQYIADLISWGAIGARTTESQIHREMASALSCPVGFKNGTDGNIRIAIDAIRAAKAQHMFLSPDKHGQMTIYQTSGNPHGHIIMRGGKQPNYSAGDIAAACDTLREFELAEHLVIDFSHGNCQKIHRRQLEVARDIAEQIKGGSTAISGVMAESFLIEGTQKIIPNHPLTYGQSITDPCLSWDDTEQLIDVLVEAVESRFK, translated from the coding sequence ATGCAAAAAACTGATGAACTACGTACTCAGCGTGTTGATAGCTTGATTACACCACAAGCACTCGCTGATGAATTTCCTATTTCTGAAAAAGTCGCACAAAACGTGACAGCGTCACGTCAACGCATAGAAAAAATATTATCGGGTGAAGATCCTCGTTTATTGGTGATCGTGGGTCCTTGCTCTATTCACGACATTGATGCCGCTCTAGAATATGCAAATAGGCTTAATGTATTACGTGAACGTTACCAAGATCGCCTCGAAATTGTCATGCGGACCTATTTTGAAAAACCACGCACTGTTGTTGGCTGGAAAGGATTAATCTCTGACCCCAATTTAGATAATTCTTGCCAAGTTAATACCGGGATCCGTCTCGCGCGAAAACTGCTTATTGATGTTAACCAACTTGGGCTACCGACTGCGACAGAATTTCTCGATATGGTCACTGGACAATATATCGCCGACTTAATCAGCTGGGGGGCAATTGGCGCGAGAACAACCGAAAGCCAAATCCATCGCGAAATGGCATCGGCCCTTTCCTGTCCGGTTGGTTTCAAAAATGGCACTGACGGCAATATTCGAATTGCTATTGACGCTATTCGTGCGGCAAAAGCACAACATATGTTTTTGTCCCCAGATAAACATGGCCAAATGACCATCTACCAAACCAGCGGTAATCCTCATGGTCACATCATCATGCGTGGTGGTAAACAACCAAATTACTCTGCTGGTGATATTGCCGCCGCTTGCGATACATTGCGTGAGTTTGAATTAGCTGAGCATTTAGTCATTGATTTTAGCCATGGCAACTGTCAAAAAATTCATCGTCGCCAACTGGAAGTGGCTCGAGATATCGCGGAACAAATCAAAGGAGGCTCTACAGCCATTAGTGGGGTTATGGCTGAAAGCTTTTTAATCGAAGGTACTCAGAAAATTATACCTAACCATCCTCTCACTTACGGTCAATCCATTACTGATCCTTGCTTAAGTTGGGATGATACTGAACAACTAATCGACGTTTTAGTGGAAGCGGTAGAAAGCCGATTCAAATAA
- the hemP gene encoding hemin uptake protein HemP encodes MTDNMTKPAVKNIAKPVVQPVKVDVVDSLQLLGSEGKLTIQHHGEIYQLRQTRAGKLILTK; translated from the coding sequence ATGACTGATAACATGACAAAACCAGCCGTTAAAAATATCGCCAAACCCGTGGTTCAACCAGTCAAAGTTGATGTTGTCGATAGCCTTCAACTATTAGGTTCTGAAGGTAAACTGACCATTCAACATCATGGAGAGATTTACCAATTAAGGCAAACTCGCGCTGGAAAACTTATTCTCACTAAATAG